From Bacteroidota bacterium, a single genomic window includes:
- a CDS encoding T9SS type A sorting domain-containing protein, translating into MQVFFDHYGNSEYHYVEIIFEKNNKKISYNKTISESMYYNTNKDTNSFCYPYLMVVPIDFPTNDTPDYCTIKIWSANCEPGSYHLPGDRVIIDDLKFHKVVVLSSKNVNTGLSEPTTSNNYNRATEKYPLKLIPNPAGQFCILNYSLKEAKQIQIAIYDAQGKLVKNILNQKHSAGDYSINIETANLSEGVYFVMLSCDGISTSDRLVIMH; encoded by the coding sequence ATGCAAGTTTTTTTTGATCATTATGGCAATTCTGAATACCATTATGTAGAGATTATTTTTGAAAAAAACAATAAAAAGATATCATATAATAAAACCATATCCGAGTCCATGTATTATAACACGAATAAGGATACTAATTCCTTCTGCTACCCATATTTAATGGTAGTGCCTATTGATTTCCCTACTAATGATACCCCGGACTATTGCACCATTAAAATATGGTCTGCAAATTGTGAACCAGGTAGTTACCATTTACCAGGCGATAGAGTAATAATCGATGATTTAAAGTTCCATAAAGTGGTGGTGTTATCGTCTAAGAATGTAAATACTGGCTTAAGTGAACCGACTACAAGTAATAATTATAATAGAGCGACAGAGAAATATCCATTAAAATTGATACCTAATCCAGCTGGACAGTTTTGCATATTAAATTATTCTCTCAAAGAAGCGAAGCAAATACAGATAGCCATATATGATGCCCAAGGTAAATTAGTTAAAAATATACTAAATCAAAAACACTCAGCAGGAGATTATAGTATTAATATTGAAACAGCTAATTTAAGCGAAGGCGTATATTTCGTAATGTTAAGCTGCGATGGGATTTCAACTTCAGACAGATTAGTAATTATGCATTAG